The following DNA comes from Methanomassiliicoccales archaeon LGM-DZ1.
GCCACTTTCATTTGATATTTCGGGGTAATTCCAGATGGCGGAACATTTTACCGATGCGCAGATCCAGCGGCTGAGGGAGTACGGGAACGGCACTTACAAGGACATGGAGTTCGCGGACGTTTCCGCCAGGGAGAAAGCGTTCACCAAGCTCATGTCCGACGCCTCCAGGGACAACGAGTCCGCGCTGAAGGGCATGATCGCCCATCCCGCCAGGCAGGGCCTGAGCCAGCTCATGAACGACATCGCCGACGCCCTCGTCGCCGACGGGTTCATCGAGGTCCGCACCCCTATCATCATCTCCAAGGACGCGCTCGCCAAGATGACGATCACCCCTGACAAGCCCCTGTTCAAGCAGGTTTTCTGGATAGATGACAAGAGGGCCCTCAGGCCCATGCTCGCTCCCAGCCTGTACACCGTCATGAGGTCCCTCCGCGACCATACGGACGGGCCTGTCAAGATCTTCGAGATGGGATCTTGCTTCAGGAAGGAGTCCCACAGCGGCATGCACCTGGAGGAGTTCACGATGCTGAACCTCGTCGACATGGGCCCGGCAGGCGACGCGACGGAGTCCCTCAAGAAGTACATAGCGATCGTCATGAAGGCCGCCGGCCTTCCCGACTACCAGCTCGTCCACGAGGAGTCCGACGTCTACAAGGAGACCATCGATGTCGAGATCGGCGGCCAGGAGGTCTGCTCGGCCGCCGTCGGGCCGCATTACCTCGATGCCGCCCACGATGTCCATGAGCCGTGGGCGGGTGCCGGCTTCGGCCTCGAGCGCCTGCTCACCATAAGGCAGGGGTACAGCACCGTCATGAAGGGCGGGGCCAGCACGACCTACCTGAACGGCGCCAAGATGGACTGACCGAACATGTGCGCAATCCCGTTCATCTGAGATGCGGTTCATACGGGTGCCGAGGCACAAGGCCATGGATTCCAGGGGGCAGTAGACTGAAACTAGGTATTATCGGAGGCGCGCTTCAGGGCATCGAGGCGGCCTATCTCGCGCAGAAGGCCGGATATGAGACTTTGGTCCTGGACAGGCGGGAGGATGCTCCCGCCCGTTCCATCGCGGACGGCTCGGTCACGGTAGATGTGGCCAAGGACCCGGAGAAGGCCGCGAAGGCGCTCGGGGACTGCGATGCCGTCATACCGGCGCTCGAGGAGATGGACGCCCTCGAGAGCCTTGAGAAGATAAAGAAAGGATTCTCGGGCCCGTACCTTTTCGATATGGACGCCTACCGGATCTCGTCCTCCAAGCTGAGGTCCAATGAGATCATGGGGAAGTTCGGGGTCCCCATGCCCAAACCGTGGCCGGAATGCGGCTACCCCGTGATCGTCAAGCCGTCGTCCCAGAGCGGGTCCGTCGGCGTCTCCGAGGTCGAGAACGACGAGCAGATGAAGGCGGCGCTGGAGAAGGTGTCCGCGCTGCACGACGAGCCGGTCATCCAGGAGTTCGTCCACGGGAAGAGCCTGTCCGTCGAGGCCATAGGGGACGGGGAGAAGGCCAGGGCCTACATCACCACCCAGGTGGTCCTCGACAGCGGCTACGACTGCAAGCAGGTCATCTGCGAGCCGGGGATCCTCGGCCCGGAGGCCGACAAACGGTTCGGGGAATGCATCAGGATGACCGCCGAGGACATGCATCTCTGCGGCCTGATGGACATGGAGGCCATCGGCGGCGATGCGGGGTTCAAGGTGCTCGAGATCGATGCGAGGATACCCAGCCAGACCCCGGCATGCATACTGGCCGGGACCGGCATCAACCTCCTGAAGGAGCTCTACCTGGCCCTTTCCGGCAAGGGCTCCGACCCGGTGAGGAGACCCGGAGCATCCTCGTACGAGCATTTCTACATCGACGGGGCGCGCATGTACACCACCGGGGAGAAGGCGTTCTCCCACGTGGACCATCCGCGCATCGAGAAGGGGCTGTTCGGCTCCGACGAGATGATCACCGATTACGCCCCCGGGAAGTCCCGCTGGCACGCAACCATGATCACGTCCGGGAAGGACAGGGAGGACGTCTTCTGGAAGAGGAAGGATGCCATCGCCCGCATCATGGACGAGTGCGGCATCGAGGAGTTCATCGACGGCTCCCCGGAGGTGGTCTGATGACCAGGCTGACCCCGAAGATGATCTCCGGCCTGTCCGGAGAGCTGAGCGACATCGACAAGATGCTGATCCGCGACACCGGGATGGACCTCAGGACGCTGGGGTTCAGGGCGGTCGGCGTGGACCCCTCGAAGGTCGACGTCTCCGAATACCGGGCGGCGGCGGTGCCCATCACCTCCGGGCTCGGCATCATCAGCAAGTTCTCCCGGAGCGTCGCCGACATCGTCTCCGCCATGGGCATCGAGTGCACCGTCACGGAGCACACCGACGTCTGGGGCTTCGGCGATGCCCTCGACCTCGGCGCGGACATCATCCTGATGGCCGATGACGAGCAATACATGGCATACAGCGTCGCCGCCGGGAAGTACGCCAACAACTCGTACTGCACGGCGGCCGGGTACGTGGAGGCACTCTGCGGCGCCGCGGGAGGCCTGAAAGGAAAAGATGTGCTGGTCCGCGGGGCCGGAAGGGTCGGAGGCAACATGGTGGCCATGCTCAGGAAGCTGGGCGCCAGGGTCACCGTGGCCGACATCCTCCCCGACCGGGCGTCCGCGGTGGCGTACGCCAATCCGGGCACCATAGTGGCCACGGACATCGACGCATCGACGAGGAAGGCCGACCTCATACTCAATGCGTCCCCCACGCCCATACCGGGGGACCAGATCAAGGAGGGTGCCATAGTCTCGACGCCGGGCATCCCCCACGTTTACGACGAGGAGACGCTCGCCAAAGCGGAGTTCATCCACGACCCGCTGGCGATCGGCACCGCGCCGATGGTGGCCCAGGCCATCTCTTTCTCGCTGGGCAAGGACTGTTTCCTGCAGGAGTGAATCGATTTGACAGAATACGGAATCGCATTGGATATAGGAACGAGCGGCCTGCGCGCGCAGGCCATCGACCTCGGGACCGGGGAGACCGTGGGGACCGCCATCACGCAGAGGCACCCCATCCCCGGGATGAACGTCATCGACCACGTCAACTTCGCCATCAAATCGGGCGAGGATGTGGCCAACCGCCTGCTGGTGGACTGCGCGAACCAGCTCTTCGCGTCCCTGGGCATCGACCTGTCCAAGGTGAAGAGGATAGGCGTCTGCGGGAACACCTTCCAGATGTCCCTGTTCCAGAACATCGAGATCAGGGACCTGGCCTACGCCGGGCAGAACATGCTCAAGGACCTCGGCGTCGTGCCCCCGAAGAGGGACGGCGCGGTCATCAATGCCAGGAGCATGGGCATCAAGGGCGTCGCCGAGGACACCGTCGTCATCATACCGCCGGCGGTCAGGCACGAGATCGGGGCGGATGCCATCGCCATGCTGCTGATCACCGGCGTCGCCGACGCCAAGGAGCCCACCCTGGTCGTGGACTACGGGACCAACGCCGAGATGGCGCTCATCTGCGGCGACGGCAGGATCATCACCGGGTCCGCGGCCGCCGGCCCCGCCATGGAGGGCCAGGAGATCGAGCGCGGGATGCTCGCCGCCCCCGGCGCCATCTCCGACGTGGACATCGTTGAGGACGGGTGGAAGTGCACCGTCCTCGACAGCTCCATGATCGACAGGGAAGGGGACACCGTAGACCCGATGGACGGGCGCACCGTGAGGAAGGGCGAGGAGGAGGCCATCGGCATCACCGGGACCGGCACCGTCGCCGCCCTCTACGACGGCATCAAATCCGGGATCATCCCCACATGCCCCAACATCAACACCCCCGACGGGAAGCTCCACCTGATGAACGGCATCAACATCACATCGCACGATGTCGATGAGGCCGGGAAGGCCATCGGCGCCATGCGCGCAGGGTTCCTGACCCTCCTGCACGAGGCCGGCATGTGGACCGGCGACGTCAAGACCGCGTACATGTCGGGCGCCTCCGGCCTCTATGTCGATGCGGTCAAGGCCCTCGGGCTCGGCATGGTCGTCCCGGGCGCGACCCATCTGATCCAGTTCGGCAACACCTCCATCGAGATGGCCCGCAGGATCGCCATGGGGACCATCGACATGGAGTTCCTGAAGCAGTTCGCCCAGAAGCTCAAGGCCACCCACTGCATGTTCGCGACCTCGGAGACCTTCAAGCAGATCTACTCCATCGAGTACTCCGTCTGGTGCACCGGCATGCCGATGTCCATGTACGACGAGATGCTCGGGATTTACAACCTGCCTCCCCTGGGCAAGCCCTCCGAGAACGTATCGGTCGAGAGGAAATGCATGACCGATCTCCCGGACACCGACAAGTGCCCGGTGAAGGTCATCGAGTCCGGTACCTTCCTGACCGCCCGCATCGACGGCTGCATCTACTGCAGGAAGTGCATGAAGGAATGCCCCGAGAAGGCCCTCACCATCGTGAAGGGCCCCTCCGGGTGCAGCTTCCGCGTGGACTCCGCCCGCTGCGGAGGCACGGCGTGCCGCCGCTGCGAGCGCGCCTGCCCTCAGAAGGTCCTGCACCTCGACGGCGGCAAGCCGACGGCCTGAACTGCATGGTCCGCAGGGACGGCCTATGCCGTCCCCCGACAAAGAATATAAATGGGTTTTCGATAAACCTAAACAGGAACTAACTTAGCCCGGGGCTTCCCGGGTTTCTTTATTTTCTATCTTCCAGCGAAAGTGAATGAAATGACAGAAGGCAAGTTTGAGGACCTAGGCATCTCGGACGCAGTTCTGAGAGCCGTCAGGTCCGTAGGATGGGAGGTCCCCACCCCTGTGCAGTCTGCCGCGATCCCCGCCGAGATGAAAGGCGATGACATTCTGGCCCTCGCCCAGACGGGAACCGGCAAGACCGGGGCATACGGCGCCGCCATCCTGAGCAAAACCGAGCCGAACGGGAAAGACCCGTCGGCCCTGGTTCTCGTGCCTACAAGGGAGCTTGCGACGCAGGTATCCGATCAGCTGAACGCTCTGTCGAAGTTCAGCGGACACAGGTGCATCCCCGTCTACGGCGGGGTCAACATCGAGAACCAGGTCAAGGAACTGAGCAAAGGGGCCGATGTGGTCATCGCCACCCCCGGGAGGCTCAAGGACCTCCTGGAGAGGAAGACCGTGTCCCTCAATTCGGTGCGCATCGTCGTGCTCGACGAGGCCGACCGCATGCTCGACATGGGGTTCGCCCCCAGCGTGAACATGATCCTCTCCAAGGTGCCCAAGGATAGGCAGACCCTGATGTTCTCGGCGACCATGAACGAGGAGGTCAAGAAGCTCGCCGTCAAGCATATGATAAACCACAGGGAGATCGAGATCTCCCCGGACGAGCCTACCGTGGACCTCACCGCGCAGTACTTCATCAGGACGACCCGCGATTCCAAGCGCGAGGAGCTGGCCCGCCTGATCGACGAAGGCAGCAAGATCATGGTGTTCTGCCGCACCAAGCGCAAGGTGGACTACCTCTCCAGGAAGCTCAAGCGCGACGATTACGTCGTCGGCGCCATCCACGGCGACATGCCGCAGAACAAGAGGGAGAAGACCCTCAGGGCGTTCGAGGACGGGGACCTCAGGGTGCTCATCGCCTCCGATGTGGCGGCCAGGGGCTTCGATGTCCCGGACGTCGACCTGGTGGTGAACTTCGATATCCCCGCCGAGGTGGAGACCTATATCCACCGCATCGGCAGGACGGGACGCGCCGGCAGGAACGGACGCGCCATCACCTTCGTCAACAGCGACGACGAGGAGATGCTGGCCAAGATCGAGAAGGCCATCGGCAGGAGGATCGTCGAGATAAAGCCGACCTCCAAGCTCTACTACGAGGCGCCTGAGGCGCCCAAGGATGACAGCAGGACCCCCAAGAAGAAGGCCAAGGCCGAGAAGCGCAGGGTCTCGGCGCTGAAAGCGGCTGCCGAGGCCGCCATCAAGGCCGCCCAGGAATCCGGCGACCCGGAGATGAAGGCGACCGGGCGCACCCTGAAGGGCCAGCTCGACCGCGGCAGGAAGTCCAGGTCGGAGGAGGCATCCTCCGCGCCCGCCGGCAGGCAGAAAGGGGCCAAAGGCAGGGCCGGGAAGCCCCAGGACGGACGCCAGCAGGCCCAGCAGAGGCCTCAGAACGGCAAGCCCCAGATTCCGAGGCCGCAGGGCGTCCCCGCGCACCCCAAGGTGCTCCACAAGTACGTCAAGATCGACCGCGCCGCCCCGCCCGAGAAGGACATGTCCTTCGACAGGCTGGAGATATCCGTGGGCTCCGACGACGGCATAGACCAGGACAAGCTCCTCGCCTTCGTCCTGAAGACCGCCGGGATCCGCCGCGAGGACGTCGGGAATATCCACGTCTACAACAGCAAGTCCAGGGTTCAGGTCGTCAGGTGGAGGTCCCAGGAGGTCGTCGACGAGCTCTTCGGGCACACCGTCAACGGCCGCCGCGTGATGGTTTCGAACCTTTCCGACAAGCAGTGAAAGGAGAAGGCCGGGGCGGAAGCCCCGGCCGATCTAAACTGTTTTCCGAGTGTTGTGTTTCTGTGGATTCAGAGCGGGGCTTCCCGCTCACTCCTCTTCCTCGAAGCGCCCGGTCAGGTCGTCTATGTAGATGTACCGGCCCTTCAGCATGTCCGCGAGCTTCTGGGCGTAGTTTATCCTGCGGTGCCTCGGGCCGTTGTCTATGATGACCCACTCGGTGTTCGGGACCTTGATGGTCGCGACTATCTTCTTCAGCTCGGCCCACGGCTCTCCCTTGAGGGCAGGTATGTCGGGGGACCCGTCGGTGATCATTATGACGTAGCATTTCTGCTCCGGGTTCTTGCGCGTGTAATTGCGCATGTACTTGTCGAGGGTCATCATCGCCTGTCCCAGAGGCGTCGATCCTCCGGTGACGGTCTTGGAGAGGGCGTCGAAGATGGCCTCCACGTTGCGGGTGAACGGCACCGCGAGGTTGACGAGGTGCTGCCCGAAGGTGAGCAGGGCGACCCGGTCGCGGCGGACGTATCCGTCCTCCAGCATGGCGCGGACGGCTTTCATCGCCTCCTCGAGCATCCCGGTGTTGTCCAGGGAGCCGCTGACATCCACGGCGAACATGAACGAGCAGACGCTCTGCCTTATGCGGATGTTCTCGCGGATATCGCGGTTCTCTATGACCACGCTGAGGCCGTTGGGCTTCCTGGTCTTCTGATGGGGCGCCGCGGCGCGGATGGTCGGCACGATGGCCGGGTCCGAGGTCTTCCCCTCGGGGATGCGGAACCCGTGGGCGCGGCCGTTGCGGTCCCCGCTCTCGGCGCCCCTCGGTATCTGCCCGACGACGTTCCTGAGGCTGATGGTCTCGATGCGGTCGATCTCCGCGAGGTTGTTCTGCACATCGTCGAGGAGCAGGGTCATGACGTCCACATCGGGGATCGGGCCGTCATCGTCCTCTTCCTCATCCGATGATTCCTTCTCCGGTTTCGAGCCGTCCCCGTCGGCCTTGATCGCCTCTTCCTCGGCCTCCTTCAGGATCTCCTCGCTGTCGGTGTCGAGCTCTCCCGACTTCTCCATCCTGGCGACCTCGGCGATCTCCTCCGCGGAGATCTCCTGCTCGTCATCGTCGGCATCGGGGGCGGCGTCATCGCTGTCATCTCCGCCGAGGCCCAGTTCCCTCTTCCCGACGGCCGGGAGCTTGGGGTTCCTTCTGTGGAGGAGGCACATGACCGAGGCGTCGCGGATGTCGTCGGCGGTTATCCTGTCCCTGCCGTCGAGGGCGGCGAGGTCCCTCGCGACCCTGGCGCAGGCTATGTCGCCGCGGTGCCCGACGGCGTTCATCTTCTTGCAGACGGTGACGATGTCGTATATGTCGCGGCGGGTGATCTTTATGCCGGGGATCAGTTCCCTGGCCCTCGCAATCCTCTCGGCCGTTCTCCTGTCATCTTCGGAGAAGCGGGAAGCGAAGCCCTCCGGGTCCTTGCGGAAGGCGAGGTCGCTCTCGATGATGTCCGCCCTCGTCTGCGCATCGCTGTCCGCGAGGGTCGAGATGCAGATCTCGAAGCGGTCGGCGACCGAATCGGGGAGGTCCTTCTCCGCAGGGTTCATGGTCGCCACTACTGAGGTCCTCAGGGGATACTCGGCGGAGACGCCTTCCCTCTCTACCTCGACGCGCCCGGATTCGACGGCGCCCATCACGGCGTCCGCCGTGCGGGTGTCAAGGAGGTTTATGTTGTCGATGCAGAGGATGTTCCCGTCGGCGCGGCCGAGGATGCCCTCCTTGAGGTCGGTCCTGCCGTCCCCTATGGCCTTCTCGAGGTCCATCCCGCCGAATATGTCCTCATCGCCGGCGCCCGCCGGGAGATTGACGATGTCCCGGCCGGATATGCCGGAGAGGGAACGCACGAGCACGCTCTTGGCGGTGCCGGAAGGCCCTTTGATGAGGACCCCGCACAGGCTGTCGTCCGCCAGGAGGCACATCAGGGCGCGTTTGGCGGCGGTTTCGCCGCTGACGGCCGAGAACGGGTACTTCAGAGGTCCTGGAGACATTTGTGCACGTCGCTGATGTCGTAGTCGGGGGTTCTGTCGAACGGCTTCTTCTTCAGCCTGTGGCTCAGGACCAGGGGGGCGACCGCCTCGAGGTCGTCCTTGGTGACCTCGGTCCTGCCCTCGAAGGCCGCATTGGCCCTGGCGGAGCGGATCATGGTGATGTCAGCCCTGTGCCCTTCCATCTTGAAGTAGATGGAGAGGTAGGCCGCGGCCTCGATGAGCTTCCTGTCCGTCTTCACGCTTCCGAGCAGCTTCCTGGCGTTCGCGATGCTCTCGGCTATGCGCTTGGTCTCGTCGGCGTACCTGGCGGTGAACCCGGCAGGATCGCTGTCGAACTCCAGCCTTCTGGAGACGACGTCGGCGCGCTCGCCCATGTCCTTCTCGCCGACGACATCGACCGACATGCCGAACCTGTCCAGCAGCTGGGGCCTCAGGTCCCCTTCCTCGGGGTTCATGGACCCAACCAGGACGAACCTGGCGGGGTGGGTGAAGGACACGCCCTCCCTCTCCACATAGTTCACGCCCATGGCCGCGGAGTCCAGGAGCATGTCTACGATGTAGTCTTCGAGCAGGTTGATCTCGTCGACGTAGAGTATGTTGCCGTTGGCGCTCGCGAGGATACCGGGCTCGAACTTCTTCTTCCCGGTCTGCAGGACAGACTCGAGGTCCAGCGTGCCTGCGATCCTGTCCTCCGTCGCCGACAGGGGGAGCTCCTGCACGGTCATGGGGACCTGAACGGTCTCGGGGGCCTCCTTCCCCGGGCCGTACTTCTCGGCGCAGTAGGGGCAGTACCTCTCGGGGCGGGCGGGGTCGCATCCGAACGGGCATCCCTTTATGACCGTCCGCGGCGGGAGGACCTGCTCGAGAGCGCGGACCGTGGTGGATTTGGCGGTCCCTTTCTCCCCCTTGATGAGGACCCCGCCGATGCCGGGGTCGATTACGTTCAGGAGGAGGGCCCTTTTCATCTGGTCCTGTCCGACGATGGCCGCGAACGGGAACATGCTGGAATGCCTGGTTGCCATTGTATCGGGATGCGGACAGGGAAGCACTGATAAAAGGCATTCGGCACAATCCCCGTTAATTGGTTTTGATTAAGATGTTTAGGGCGTCCCGGGAAGCGCTCAGTCGCTCGGTTCGTACTTGGGGACCTTGGAGAGCGATGACTTCACGACGGCAGCCATGACGATCATCCAGAAGACCCCGAAGCCGATGAGGACGGCCCCGCCTATCTCCCCGACGAAGATGCCGAGCGCGATGCAGATGAGGCCCCACAGCAGGCCGAAGCCTCCGATGGAGTAGATCATGATCTTGTTGTCGTCTTGGACGTTGTCCGCGACCTCTTTGAGGACGGCAATGTAGTCCTCCTCGGTGAAGTACTCGCCTTTGCCCTTCTTCCTGGCCGCCGCCAGGTCGGTCTTGACGGTGCGGGTGATCTTCTTGGTCTTCAGCAGGGTGACGGCGGCATCGAGGAACATGGCGTCCGCCATGTCCGGGACCCTCTCCTTGGCCTTGGCGGCGTAGCCGTCGAGCCTGGGGTCGTACACGATATGGTCGCCCTCGTGGTCGAAGAGCATCTTCCTGGCGCTCTTGATGGCCTCGACGCCTTCCCACGCCTGCTTGTCGGCATCGTTCTTCTTGGTGATGTCGAAGGTGTGGCCGCAGTACTGGCAGGTGGCCTTGGTGTGCGCCGCGTTCAGAACGCAGGTGCCGCCGCAGTATGGGCACCTGGTCTCCTCGATCCTGCGCTCATCACCCTCGGGCCCTTCCTTCTGCGGAGCGGTTCCCTCGGTCTTCGGTGTATCGCTGGTCATGATACTGCCTTCCTGGGTGCCCGATGTTAAATTGGATAAATAACCGTATTGCCGTGCTGGAATAATCGGGAATCGAAATCATACCGGTGCTTTTGTTAGATGCCCATTGCAGTCGTTCATCTTCAGTCTGTCTGAGAATCGCTGGAAAGCATTTCTCTGAACTGACAGAAACAGTTCGGTTCTGTACACCTTCCTTCGGACAGGATCACGAACAGGCCTGTGCTTTTACACTGACTTTTCCTTCTCACCATTGATCCTGCCTCCATTGCGGCTTCTGTCTATGACTGGGACTGCCCCGAATCTTCCAGCCAGATAATTGGCTGTGAACCGAAGGTCGGACCTGACATTGAAATCAAGGAGGGAGTATAGCGAAGTGGCTCCGATGTTCGGGTCCCTGGCAGTGAGCCAAATCTGATCGCGCCTCATGTTGGTTCTGTCGGGTATCGCTGCATCATGGGTCGTGAATATCAATTGGGCGCCGTTCGCGTTATCAGCTGGGTTTGTGAACAGGCTGATGAGATAATCCACAATGGCCGGGTGGAGATGCTTCTCTATCTCATCAATGATGACGGCTTTGCCTTTTTTCAGTGCATCCAACCAATATGGGATGAGGCTTAACAAACGTATAGTTCCGTCTGATTCCTCATCTTCGCTGAGTTCATGGGTCCTTTCTCCCTCGGAACCGCGGATTATGTGTGTTATGCCCAGCATTTTCACAGTTACGATGTCTGTGCCAGCGCTCCTGATGCGTAATCCTTTCTCAATCTCCCGGATATCGGATATTCCGATATCCGCTGCGGACAGCATCTTCACAACTTCTTCTTTCAGTTCCAAGATCTTTTCATTCGATGCATGAGTCTGGCTATTAACAATCACGAGGCTGTCTGCAATCCAATCAAATGGAATTTTCGTTACAGGGATCTGGAACTGGGAGCATTTGGACAGGAACAGCGAATTGGGGTTCACCAGGTCTTTTATCATCTCCATCCTGGCTCTGTCTGTTTTCGATGTGTTCGGGAAATCTATTTTCTGGCCGCTGCGCCGGAAAACGATCTTGCTCTTGCATCTCAGGGTCTCCTCCTCTATATGATCCTCGAGGACAGAGAAAGAGTACGCATATTCCATGCCGTTCGATATGAACCTGATTTTGAATTCGGAGGATCTGGGTTTCGCATTGTCGCAGAAGGCGAATCCAGGGCAGGAGATCGGTTTCTTTTCCGAGTAGTTTCCTGAATCCAGTACCATTTTTCTCAAGAAATCGATCGCCTCAATGACGGCACTCTTCCCGGATGCGTTTGCTCCGAATATGCCTACAGTCGGAAGGCAGACTTCTTTCCCGTTCTTTATCAGAGATTCTTTGTTCCTGCGGTCTTTGGTATATGCTTCCATTGAGAGCGTGCATTCGTCTCTGATCGAAC
Coding sequences within:
- the pylSc gene encoding pyrrolysine--tRNA(Pyl) ligase large subunit is translated as MAEHFTDAQIQRLREYGNGTYKDMEFADVSAREKAFTKLMSDASRDNESALKGMIAHPARQGLSQLMNDIADALVADGFIEVRTPIIISKDALAKMTITPDKPLFKQVFWIDDKRALRPMLAPSLYTVMRSLRDHTDGPVKIFEMGSCFRKESHSGMHLEEFTMLNLVDMGPAGDATESLKKYIAIVMKAAGLPDYQLVHEESDVYKETIDVEIGGQEVCSAAVGPHYLDAAHDVHEPWAGAGFGLERLLTIRQGYSTVMKGGASTTYLNGAKMD
- the pylC gene encoding 3-methylornithine--L-lysine ligase PylC, whose product is MEAAYLAQKAGYETLVLDRREDAPARSIADGSVTVDVAKDPEKAAKALGDCDAVIPALEEMDALESLEKIKKGFSGPYLFDMDAYRISSSKLRSNEIMGKFGVPMPKPWPECGYPVIVKPSSQSGSVGVSEVENDEQMKAALEKVSALHDEPVIQEFVHGKSLSVEAIGDGEKARAYITTQVVLDSGYDCKQVICEPGILGPEADKRFGECIRMTAEDMHLCGLMDMEAIGGDAGFKVLEIDARIPSQTPACILAGTGINLLKELYLALSGKGSDPVRRPGASSYEHFYIDGARMYTTGEKAFSHVDHPRIEKGLFGSDEMITDYAPGKSRWHATMITSGKDREDVFWKRKDAIARIMDECGIEEFIDGSPEVV
- the pylD gene encoding 3-methylornithyl-N6-L-lysine dehydrogenase PylD, which gives rise to MTRLTPKMISGLSGELSDIDKMLIRDTGMDLRTLGFRAVGVDPSKVDVSEYRAAAVPITSGLGIISKFSRSVADIVSAMGIECTVTEHTDVWGFGDALDLGADIILMADDEQYMAYSVAAGKYANNSYCTAAGYVEALCGAAGGLKGKDVLVRGAGRVGGNMVAMLRKLGARVTVADILPDRASAVAYANPGTIVATDIDASTRKADLILNASPTPIPGDQIKEGAIVSTPGIPHVYDEETLAKAEFIHDPLAIGTAPMVAQAISFSLGKDCFLQE
- a CDS encoding methylamine methyltransferase corrinoid protein reductive activase, which translates into the protein MTEYGIALDIGTSGLRAQAIDLGTGETVGTAITQRHPIPGMNVIDHVNFAIKSGEDVANRLLVDCANQLFASLGIDLSKVKRIGVCGNTFQMSLFQNIEIRDLAYAGQNMLKDLGVVPPKRDGAVINARSMGIKGVAEDTVVIIPPAVRHEIGADAIAMLLITGVADAKEPTLVVDYGTNAEMALICGDGRIITGSAAAGPAMEGQEIERGMLAAPGAISDVDIVEDGWKCTVLDSSMIDREGDTVDPMDGRTVRKGEEEAIGITGTGTVAALYDGIKSGIIPTCPNINTPDGKLHLMNGINITSHDVDEAGKAIGAMRAGFLTLLHEAGMWTGDVKTAYMSGASGLYVDAVKALGLGMVVPGATHLIQFGNTSIEMARRIAMGTIDMEFLKQFAQKLKATHCMFATSETFKQIYSIEYSVWCTGMPMSMYDEMLGIYNLPPLGKPSENVSVERKCMTDLPDTDKCPVKVIESGTFLTARIDGCIYCRKCMKECPEKALTIVKGPSGCSFRVDSARCGGTACRRCERACPQKVLHLDGGKPTA
- a CDS encoding DEAD/DEAH box helicase, producing MTEGKFEDLGISDAVLRAVRSVGWEVPTPVQSAAIPAEMKGDDILALAQTGTGKTGAYGAAILSKTEPNGKDPSALVLVPTRELATQVSDQLNALSKFSGHRCIPVYGGVNIENQVKELSKGADVVIATPGRLKDLLERKTVSLNSVRIVVLDEADRMLDMGFAPSVNMILSKVPKDRQTLMFSATMNEEVKKLAVKHMINHREIEISPDEPTVDLTAQYFIRTTRDSKREELARLIDEGSKIMVFCRTKRKVDYLSRKLKRDDYVVGAIHGDMPQNKREKTLRAFEDGDLRVLIASDVAARGFDVPDVDLVVNFDIPAEVETYIHRIGRTGRAGRNGRAITFVNSDDEEMLAKIEKAIGRRIVEIKPTSKLYYEAPEAPKDDSRTPKKKAKAEKRRVSALKAAAEAAIKAAQESGDPEMKATGRTLKGQLDRGRKSRSEEASSAPAGRQKGAKGRAGKPQDGRQQAQQRPQNGKPQIPRPQGVPAHPKVLHKYVKIDRAAPPEKDMSFDRLEISVGSDDGIDQDKLLAFVLKTAGIRREDVGNIHVYNSKSRVQVVRWRSQEVVDELFGHTVNGRRVMVSNLSDKQ
- a CDS encoding VWA domain-containing protein, with the protein product MSPGPLKYPFSAVSGETAAKRALMCLLADDSLCGVLIKGPSGTAKSVLVRSLSGISGRDIVNLPAGAGDEDIFGGMDLEKAIGDGRTDLKEGILGRADGNILCIDNINLLDTRTADAVMGAVESGRVEVEREGVSAEYPLRTSVVATMNPAEKDLPDSVADRFEICISTLADSDAQTRADIIESDLAFRKDPEGFASRFSEDDRRTAERIARARELIPGIKITRRDIYDIVTVCKKMNAVGHRGDIACARVARDLAALDGRDRITADDIRDASVMCLLHRRNPKLPAVGKRELGLGGDDSDDAAPDADDDEQEISAEEIAEVARMEKSGELDTDSEEILKEAEEEAIKADGDGSKPEKESSDEEEDDDGPIPDVDVMTLLLDDVQNNLAEIDRIETISLRNVVGQIPRGAESGDRNGRAHGFRIPEGKTSDPAIVPTIRAAAPHQKTRKPNGLSVVIENRDIRENIRIRQSVCSFMFAVDVSGSLDNTGMLEEAMKAVRAMLEDGYVRRDRVALLTFGQHLVNLAVPFTRNVEAIFDALSKTVTGGSTPLGQAMMTLDKYMRNYTRKNPEQKCYVIMITDGSPDIPALKGEPWAELKKIVATIKVPNTEWVIIDNGPRHRRINYAQKLADMLKGRYIYIDDLTGRFEEEE
- a CDS encoding ATP-binding protein; translation: MATRHSSMFPFAAIVGQDQMKRALLLNVIDPGIGGVLIKGEKGTAKSTTVRALEQVLPPRTVIKGCPFGCDPARPERYCPYCAEKYGPGKEAPETVQVPMTVQELPLSATEDRIAGTLDLESVLQTGKKKFEPGILASANGNILYVDEINLLEDYIVDMLLDSAAMGVNYVEREGVSFTHPARFVLVGSMNPEEGDLRPQLLDRFGMSVDVVGEKDMGERADVVSRRLEFDSDPAGFTARYADETKRIAESIANARKLLGSVKTDRKLIEAAAYLSIYFKMEGHRADITMIRSARANAAFEGRTEVTKDDLEAVAPLVLSHRLKKKPFDRTPDYDISDVHKCLQDL
- a CDS encoding ATP-binding protein codes for the protein MIELLLDFTVSNYRSIRDECTLSMEAYTKDRRNKESLIKNGKEVCLPTVGIFGANASGKSAVIEAIDFLRKMVLDSGNYSEKKPISCPGFAFCDNAKPRSSEFKIRFISNGMEYAYSFSVLEDHIEEETLRCKSKIVFRRSGQKIDFPNTSKTDRARMEMIKDLVNPNSLFLSKCSQFQIPVTKIPFDWIADSLVIVNSQTHASNEKILELKEEVVKMLSAADIGISDIREIEKGLRIRSAGTDIVTVKMLGITHIIRGSEGERTHELSEDEESDGTIRLLSLIPYWLDALKKGKAVIIDEIEKHLHPAIVDYLISLFTNPADNANGAQLIFTTHDAAIPDRTNMRRDQIWLTARDPNIGATSLYSLLDFNVRSDLRFTANYLAGRFGAVPVIDRSRNGGRINGEKEKSV